The following proteins are encoded in a genomic region of Leifsonia psychrotolerans:
- a CDS encoding prepilin peptidase: MIALAAIPAVLGLLIGSFLNVVVYRVPRGLSVISPPSSCPRCDAQIRSYDNVPVMSWLLLRGRCRTCSAPISARYPLVEAGTALAFVAVVTWWAVQADLVQPLGVRLDILMRTGMLLGDLPTLAQTVASLLTLVAFFYLAGVSIALALIDLDVQRLPNVIVLPSYLVALVLLGTASVVSGDYEAVLRGCAGLAILWLVYFLMAMLYPGGMGFGDVKLAGVLGLYLGYLGWGELAVGAFAAFLLGGLFAVGLLVTKRAARTSGIPFGPWMLVGAWLGIFFGAWVWSGYLSLIGLS, from the coding sequence ATGATCGCCCTGGCTGCGATTCCCGCCGTGCTCGGTCTGCTGATCGGCTCATTCCTGAACGTTGTCGTCTATCGGGTTCCACGCGGCCTCTCGGTTATTTCTCCGCCTAGTTCCTGCCCGCGCTGCGACGCCCAGATCAGGTCGTATGACAATGTGCCGGTGATGTCCTGGCTGCTGCTGCGCGGCAGATGCCGCACCTGCAGCGCGCCGATCTCGGCCCGGTACCCGCTCGTCGAGGCAGGAACGGCGCTGGCGTTTGTCGCCGTCGTGACGTGGTGGGCCGTTCAAGCCGATCTGGTTCAGCCGTTGGGGGTCCGTCTGGACATCCTTATGCGCACCGGAATGCTGTTGGGTGACCTGCCCACACTTGCCCAGACTGTCGCGTCGCTGCTGACGCTCGTCGCGTTCTTCTACCTGGCCGGAGTGAGCATCGCGCTGGCCCTCATCGACCTCGACGTGCAGCGACTACCCAATGTCATCGTGCTGCCCAGCTACCTCGTGGCTCTCGTGCTTCTCGGCACGGCCAGCGTTGTGAGCGGTGATTATGAGGCCGTGCTGCGCGGATGCGCCGGGCTGGCGATTCTCTGGTTGGTCTACTTTTTGATGGCCATGCTCTACCCCGGCGGAATGGGCTTCGGCGACGTCAAGCTCGCCGGTGTGCTCGGCCTGTACCTGGGCTATCTCGGCTGGGGTGAGCTGGCCGTCGGCGCGTTCGCCGCATTCCTTCTGGGTGGGCTTTTCGCGGTCGGGCTGCTCGTGACCAAACGTGCCGCCCGCACGAGCGGCATTCCCTTTGGCCCGTGGATGCTGGTGGGCGCCTGGCTCGGAATTTTCTTCGGCGCGTGGGTCTGGAGCGGCTACTTGTCGCTCATCGGACTCTCATAA
- a CDS encoding type IV pilin protein, which yields MISRTLIALSERRQNLAPKSENEKGFTLIELLVVVIIIGILAAIAIPVFLNQRQSAWQASVGSDLKNAAIVVETYGTTNNGSYALFPGDKIAVKNVKGTMTGGVAGGSENIKVSDGNTVTVTIVDNTKYTIVGVNSNVDGTQTYDSSLGGLQKWVGKK from the coding sequence GTGATCTCCCGAACGCTCATCGCACTGTCAGAACGCCGTCAGAACCTCGCCCCGAAGTCCGAGAACGAGAAGGGCTTCACCCTGATCGAACTCCTCGTTGTCGTCATCATCATCGGCATTCTTGCCGCTATCGCCATTCCGGTGTTCCTGAACCAGCGCCAGAGCGCTTGGCAGGCCTCGGTCGGCTCCGACCTGAAGAACGCGGCCATCGTCGTGGAGACCTACGGCACCACCAACAACGGTTCCTACGCTCTCTTCCCCGGAGACAAGATCGCGGTGAAGAACGTAAAGGGCACCATGACCGGTGGCGTTGCCGGTGGTTCCGAGAACATCAAGGTCTCGGATGGAAATACCGTCACCGTGACGATCGTCGACAACACCAAGTACACAATTGTGGGCGTCAACAGCAACGTCGACGGTACCCAGACCTACGACAGCTCACTGGGTGGCCTGCAGAAATGGGTCGGTAAGAAGTAG
- a CDS encoding prepilin-type N-terminal cleavage/methylation domain-containing protein: MKSTRARLDVTSAREAGLSLVEVIVAMMVFAILSIGVIFSLMTMLTQTVDSRAREVAANLAAQEIDSARSASDLFALLDADLAPVTVNGQTFAVHRSTQWVSDPTQDVACGAAKGALQYKRVNVTVRWSGMRGDTPVRADTLLAPKSRISDETQGVILVSVSNELGEGVEGVTITISPSITPAPSATDAQGCSYLLKVPPAAYTITVKKPGYVDNMQKVAPSTPLTIAAGASLSAKFTMDKLLPLNLAYASEFAAVGVKIPTKMSTSLLHSTDVPLDSVAPAAALSRSVSLYPFRDGYAAVAGNYLAKNDVTPGCLSPNPVEWPAGADETGLPIAAQAPQAIVPAVGATAQVPMGVVAVARSGTETVVTAVSVAAPAGTADPGCAQLTMTYTFGAVLAATPVTLALPFGSWQLYYGATANAAKKVPQANMTVTSPSKLTAGIVTLDPRKRVP; the protein is encoded by the coding sequence ATGAAGAGCACGAGAGCCCGTCTGGATGTCACGTCGGCCCGTGAGGCCGGCCTCTCACTCGTCGAGGTGATCGTCGCGATGATGGTCTTCGCGATCCTCTCCATCGGTGTGATCTTCTCCTTGATGACCATGCTCACGCAGACCGTCGACTCGCGTGCGCGTGAGGTCGCTGCGAACCTCGCCGCTCAAGAGATCGATTCCGCCCGATCGGCCTCTGATCTGTTCGCACTTCTGGACGCCGATCTTGCTCCCGTCACGGTGAACGGTCAGACGTTCGCCGTGCACCGGTCGACCCAGTGGGTCTCAGACCCCACCCAAGACGTCGCCTGCGGAGCCGCAAAAGGGGCTCTCCAGTACAAGCGTGTCAACGTCACCGTGAGGTGGAGTGGAATGCGTGGCGACACTCCCGTGCGCGCCGATACTCTGCTCGCTCCCAAGTCTCGAATCAGCGACGAGACTCAGGGCGTCATCCTGGTGTCGGTCTCGAACGAACTTGGTGAGGGCGTCGAGGGCGTCACCATCACCATCAGCCCATCGATCACCCCGGCGCCCAGCGCGACCGACGCACAGGGCTGCAGCTATCTACTCAAGGTTCCGCCGGCTGCGTACACAATCACGGTGAAAAAGCCTGGCTATGTCGACAACATGCAGAAAGTGGCCCCGAGCACACCGCTCACCATCGCGGCGGGAGCATCGCTCTCGGCCAAATTCACGATGGACAAACTGCTTCCCCTGAATCTCGCCTACGCGAGCGAATTCGCGGCAGTCGGAGTAAAGATCCCCACCAAGATGAGCACCAGTCTTCTGCATTCGACCGACGTTCCCCTCGACTCGGTCGCCCCGGCGGCGGCGCTCAGCCGATCCGTCAGCCTGTACCCATTCCGCGATGGGTACGCCGCGGTAGCGGGCAACTACTTGGCGAAGAACGATGTCACACCCGGATGCCTGTCGCCGAACCCCGTGGAATGGCCGGCCGGCGCCGATGAGACGGGGCTACCCATCGCCGCACAAGCTCCTCAAGCGATAGTTCCAGCGGTTGGAGCGACGGCGCAGGTGCCCATGGGCGTCGTGGCAGTGGCCAGAAGCGGCACAGAAACAGTCGTCACGGCTGTATCGGTGGCTGCCCCAGCGGGAACCGCGGATCCCGGCTGTGCGCAACTCACGATGACCTATACGTTCGGCGCAGTCTTGGCGGCAACCCCCGTCACGCTTGCCTTGCCTTTCGGCTCGTGGCAGTTGTACTACGGTGCGACCGCCAACGCAGCGAAGAAGGTCCCGCAGGCGAACATGACGGTCACGTCGCCCTCGAAATTGACCGCCGGCATTGTGACGCTCGACCCCCGAAAGCGTGTGCCGTGA
- a CDS encoding type II secretion system F family protein — MATAQAYAYTGRNAQGKTVKGRVDAPSEGAVSSRLHAMGISPISIAEAPEGTGLNREIAIPGFSSGVGLKDLAIMSRQMATMIGSGLSLLRALNILAEQTENKTLAKVLARVRDDVETGTSVSDAFGKHSESFPPIMVNMIRAGEAGGFLDGALESIAANFEKEVKLRDTIKSAMTYPVIVLVMSLVAVAVMLIFIVPIFEEMFSGMGGGLPAPTMLLVYLSRSMIWVVPLGLVGGIAFGLWWRGNKNTDRVRGAVDPFMLKLPVFGRLLKKIAVARFSRNFSNMIGAGVPILTALKIVGETSGNWVIEKALVEVAESVRQGQSIAAPLLAQPVFPPMVTQMIAVGEDAGSLELMLDKIADFYDQEVQSATEQLTAAIEPLMIAFLGVVIGGMVVALYMPIFSIASMVK; from the coding sequence ATGGCTACGGCACAGGCATACGCCTACACCGGGCGTAATGCGCAGGGCAAGACTGTCAAGGGGCGTGTGGATGCTCCGAGCGAGGGGGCCGTCTCCAGTCGCCTGCACGCGATGGGAATCTCGCCGATTTCTATCGCCGAGGCGCCGGAGGGCACGGGGCTGAACCGTGAGATCGCGATTCCGGGGTTCAGCTCGGGCGTTGGGCTGAAGGATCTCGCCATCATGAGTCGTCAGATGGCGACAATGATCGGGTCCGGTCTCTCGCTGCTGCGCGCCCTCAATATTCTGGCCGAGCAGACCGAGAATAAAACGCTGGCGAAAGTTCTTGCCCGCGTACGCGACGACGTTGAGACCGGCACGTCGGTGTCCGATGCGTTCGGCAAACACAGCGAGAGCTTCCCGCCGATCATGGTCAACATGATCAGAGCCGGTGAGGCTGGCGGTTTTCTCGACGGCGCGTTGGAATCGATCGCCGCGAACTTTGAGAAGGAGGTGAAGCTGCGCGACACCATCAAGTCGGCGATGACGTACCCGGTGATCGTGTTGGTCATGTCGCTGGTCGCCGTCGCCGTCATGCTCATCTTCATCGTGCCCATCTTCGAGGAGATGTTCTCGGGCATGGGCGGGGGGCTGCCCGCGCCCACCATGCTGCTGGTCTACCTCTCGCGTTCAATGATCTGGGTGGTACCGCTCGGGCTTGTCGGCGGCATTGCGTTCGGGCTGTGGTGGCGGGGGAACAAGAACACCGACCGGGTGCGCGGCGCGGTCGACCCGTTCATGCTCAAGCTTCCCGTCTTCGGCCGGCTTCTGAAGAAGATCGCGGTCGCTCGGTTCAGCCGCAACTTCTCGAACATGATCGGCGCGGGTGTGCCGATTCTGACCGCGTTGAAGATCGTGGGGGAGACCTCGGGCAACTGGGTGATCGAGAAGGCGCTCGTGGAGGTCGCTGAGTCGGTGCGACAGGGGCAATCGATCGCAGCGCCGCTGTTGGCCCAGCCAGTGTTCCCACCCATGGTCACACAGATGATCGCGGTCGGCGAAGACGCCGGTTCGCTTGAGCTGATGCTCGACAAGATCGCTGACTTCTATGACCAAGAAGTGCAGTCGGCCACGGAGCAGCTCACGGCCGCGATCGAGCCGCTCATGATCGCATTCCTCGGCGTTGTGATTGGCGGCATGGTCGTTGCCCTCTACATGCCGATTTTCAGCATTGCGAGCATGGTCAAATAG
- a CDS encoding PulJ/GspJ family protein: MVKARGSSEKAPDSVSEFERGMTLIEMVVSMTIFLIFIALVLSTTVTLAQSTTRTQLTAEASNQALSVFGAFDRQVRYADVILPPTKGASGAYYVSYRTPPGLTSGGGATCTQWRYSPTSALLESRTWTEKRTGAMPPYSLKMSQVIPRAGGKSPFELTPIAEGGPTMQSLTVTLKAGNDDLKAGAEMSTTFVARNSSSDAPDLDSACSAGEIK; this comes from the coding sequence ATGGTTAAGGCCCGGGGTTCGAGCGAGAAGGCCCCCGATTCGGTCAGCGAGTTCGAGCGCGGGATGACGCTGATCGAGATGGTCGTCTCGATGACCATCTTTCTGATTTTCATTGCCCTGGTTCTCAGCACAACGGTGACGCTGGCTCAGAGCACCACGCGCACTCAACTCACCGCAGAGGCTTCTAATCAAGCGCTGTCGGTGTTCGGCGCATTTGATCGCCAGGTGCGGTACGCCGACGTCATTCTGCCCCCAACGAAGGGGGCCAGCGGCGCCTACTACGTCTCGTATCGCACGCCGCCCGGACTCACGAGTGGCGGCGGGGCAACCTGTACACAATGGCGCTATTCTCCAACGTCTGCGTTGCTGGAATCGCGAACCTGGACCGAAAAGCGCACGGGAGCGATGCCGCCCTACTCACTCAAGATGTCGCAGGTGATCCCTCGCGCGGGCGGGAAGTCCCCGTTCGAGCTCACGCCCATCGCCGAAGGCGGGCCAACGATGCAGTCGCTCACGGTCACCCTCAAGGCTGGAAATGACGACCTCAAGGCGGGGGCAGAGATGTCGACGACTTTCGTTGCACGTAACAGTTCGTCGGATGCGCCGGATCTCGATTCCGCGTGTTCGGCCGGAGAAATCAAATGA
- a CDS encoding GspE/PulE family protein, which translates to MATLTEILILHGLLPIEHLDTMMAGDPADESAARALVDSGVITEVQFARARAAQANLPFVELLDYDVDRLAVALVPAAVCQRHDVLPIALEGGRLVLAMVDPGNVFAGDDVRAAAGMSVKPVVAEREDLRAAIDRYHRADDELSSLTSTMEEENAPVEVTAFGVSDPGDDDAPIVRFVNLLVSQAIIDKASDIHIEPGEHSLRVRYRIDGVLHEMRAAPKSIQNGVISRLKIMSDIDIAERRKPQDGRMSVSHGGRQIDLRVATLPTVWGEKVVMRILDNSSSSMSLRDLSLLERNYQTYQASYTKPYGMILVTGPTGSGKSTTLYTTLHAVARPEINVITVEDPVEYRMTGINQVQVNPKAGLTFASALRSILRSDPDVVLLGEIRDHETAQIAIEASLTGHLVLSTLHTNDAPSAITRLTEMGIEPFLVGSALDCVVAQRLARRLCDRCKQPVQYAAEDLIRLRLGFDPTLELPVIYQPAGCASCSNTGYRGRIAIHEVMAVSEDIERLAVARASSADIGRTARAEGMVTLREDGWEKAKMGLTSIEEILRVVA; encoded by the coding sequence GTGGCTACCCTGACCGAAATTCTGATTCTGCACGGCCTGCTTCCGATCGAACATCTTGACACGATGATGGCCGGTGACCCGGCCGATGAGAGTGCGGCTCGGGCGCTCGTTGACAGCGGTGTGATCACCGAGGTGCAATTCGCTCGGGCACGTGCCGCCCAAGCAAACCTGCCGTTCGTCGAACTCCTCGACTACGACGTCGACCGGCTGGCAGTCGCCCTGGTTCCGGCCGCGGTCTGCCAGCGCCACGATGTGCTGCCGATCGCTCTCGAAGGTGGGCGCCTGGTGTTGGCCATGGTCGACCCTGGCAATGTTTTTGCCGGTGATGATGTGCGTGCAGCGGCCGGAATGAGCGTCAAGCCCGTCGTCGCCGAACGCGAGGATTTGCGTGCGGCGATCGATCGCTATCACCGAGCCGACGACGAACTCAGTTCACTCACCTCGACAATGGAGGAGGAGAACGCGCCGGTCGAGGTCACCGCGTTCGGCGTCTCGGATCCTGGTGACGACGACGCACCAATCGTGCGCTTCGTGAATCTTCTGGTCAGCCAGGCAATCATCGACAAGGCCTCCGATATTCACATCGAACCGGGCGAGCACAGCCTGCGCGTGCGCTATCGCATCGATGGCGTTCTGCACGAGATGAGGGCCGCGCCCAAGAGTATCCAGAACGGCGTGATCTCTCGGCTCAAGATCATGAGCGACATCGACATCGCTGAGCGTCGCAAACCGCAGGACGGCCGCATGTCAGTCAGCCACGGCGGTCGCCAGATCGATCTGCGCGTCGCCACCCTGCCGACGGTGTGGGGCGAGAAAGTGGTCATGCGAATTCTCGACAATTCGAGTTCCAGCATGAGCCTGCGTGATCTCAGCCTGCTCGAGCGCAACTACCAGACCTATCAGGCCTCGTACACGAAGCCCTACGGCATGATCCTGGTCACCGGGCCGACCGGGTCCGGTAAATCAACGACGCTCTACACGACGCTGCACGCCGTTGCCCGACCCGAAATCAACGTCATCACGGTCGAAGACCCGGTTGAGTACCGCATGACGGGAATCAACCAGGTGCAGGTGAATCCGAAGGCGGGCCTCACCTTTGCGAGCGCGCTGCGCTCAATTTTGCGCAGCGATCCGGATGTCGTGCTGCTGGGAGAAATCCGAGACCACGAGACGGCGCAGATCGCCATCGAGGCCTCACTGACCGGCCACCTGGTGCTTTCGACGCTCCACACCAATGATGCGCCGAGCGCCATCACGCGGTTGACCGAGATGGGAATCGAGCCATTCCTCGTCGGGAGCGCACTGGACTGCGTGGTGGCCCAGCGGCTTGCGCGTCGGCTCTGCGACCGCTGCAAGCAGCCCGTGCAGTACGCAGCCGAGGACCTCATCCGGCTGCGCCTCGGTTTCGATCCGACGCTGGAGTTGCCTGTGATCTACCAGCCCGCCGGTTGTGCGAGTTGCTCGAACACCGGCTACCGCGGGCGCATTGCCATTCACGAAGTGATGGCGGTATCCGAAGACATCGAGCGTCTGGCTGTTGCGCGCGCCTCGAGCGCGGACATCGGCCGAACCGCTCGGGCGGAGGGCATGGTGACCCTTCGGGAGGACGGGTGGGAGAAGGCCAAGATGGGCCTCACCTCGATTGAAGAGATTTTGCGAGTCGTTGCCTAA
- a CDS encoding PilT/PilU family type 4a pilus ATPase — translation MDKPIFEIPMTPADGSGSDDGLGGWAPSRVTPTDADRPTFESLLAELAEQSATPLPTANPVFPPSSPAGPAGPPSGLPVTQLAPPAVSSVSPLAPPTAAPAYAPDPAPYLIPIPQTALRQPAGGASLAESTDVEPPAFTEPPVETVAFAVQVEAASEFPPQAAAVLRPSRAGEETDRPLGRTVASGRRAAAPLVPEAEAPRVFVPVEHDAALTEEELAAVNPADPELLFALEEVVLQHASDLHVTVGAPPSLRIDGALQPLIGAQKWSRERVEAALYSLLSDEQIVRFEREHELDFAYAAGGARFRVNFYLQRGSVGGAFRLIPRDIKPLADLGVPASVSRFATLPRGLVLVTGPTGSGKSTTLAALIDLVNRTRADHIVTVEDPIEFLHQHQMALVNQREVGHDTHSFAAALKHVLRQDPDVILIGELRDLETISVALTAAETGHLVFATLHTQDAAQTIDRVIDVFPPHQQGQVRAQLAATLQGVICQTLVKKAHGRGRVVATEVLVTTPAIGNLIREGKTYQITSMMQAGGALGMHTMDQHLADLVNSGQITRRSAQEKAHDAEGIARLINRIESPTEASAQAFAATDIDFGDSYSGVVR, via the coding sequence ATGGACAAGCCGATTTTTGAGATTCCGATGACGCCGGCGGACGGATCCGGGAGTGATGACGGGTTGGGTGGCTGGGCGCCGTCGCGGGTGACGCCAACCGACGCCGATCGGCCGACTTTTGAGTCCCTGCTGGCCGAGCTCGCAGAGCAGTCCGCGACGCCGCTGCCGACGGCGAACCCGGTCTTCCCACCGAGCAGCCCAGCGGGGCCGGCCGGTCCGCCCAGCGGCTTGCCGGTGACTCAGCTGGCACCGCCCGCCGTTTCGTCAGTGTCTCCGCTGGCGCCTCCCACAGCCGCGCCGGCGTATGCGCCGGACCCCGCGCCGTACCTCATTCCAATTCCTCAGACCGCCCTGCGCCAGCCTGCCGGAGGTGCCTCACTCGCCGAGAGTACCGACGTTGAGCCGCCCGCGTTCACCGAGCCACCCGTCGAAACAGTGGCGTTCGCCGTGCAGGTCGAGGCCGCCTCAGAGTTCCCACCGCAGGCGGCAGCCGTGCTCCGACCATCACGCGCCGGCGAGGAGACTGACCGGCCGCTCGGTCGCACGGTTGCCTCCGGCCGTCGCGCTGCGGCGCCGCTCGTGCCCGAGGCCGAGGCGCCTCGGGTGTTCGTGCCGGTCGAACATGACGCCGCGCTGACCGAGGAGGAGCTGGCCGCTGTGAATCCGGCCGACCCCGAATTGCTCTTCGCGCTCGAAGAAGTGGTGCTGCAACACGCATCCGACCTGCACGTCACCGTCGGTGCGCCGCCGAGCCTCCGCATTGACGGTGCGCTGCAGCCCCTCATCGGCGCGCAGAAGTGGTCACGAGAGCGGGTGGAGGCGGCCCTGTACAGCCTGCTGAGCGACGAGCAGATCGTTCGGTTCGAACGCGAACATGAACTTGACTTCGCCTACGCAGCGGGTGGGGCGCGATTCCGCGTCAACTTCTATCTTCAACGCGGATCGGTGGGAGGAGCGTTCCGCCTGATTCCGCGTGACATCAAGCCGCTGGCCGACCTGGGGGTTCCCGCATCCGTCAGCCGGTTTGCCACGCTTCCCCGAGGTCTGGTGCTGGTGACTGGGCCCACCGGTTCAGGTAAGTCCACCACGCTGGCCGCCCTCATCGACCTGGTCAACCGCACCCGCGCCGACCACATCGTCACGGTCGAAGATCCCATCGAGTTCTTGCACCAGCACCAGATGGCGCTGGTGAACCAGCGTGAAGTCGGCCATGACACGCACAGCTTCGCCGCGGCACTCAAGCACGTTTTGCGGCAAGACCCCGACGTCATCCTGATCGGTGAGCTTCGAGACCTCGAGACGATCTCTGTCGCGCTGACGGCGGCCGAGACCGGCCACCTCGTCTTCGCCACGCTGCATACGCAGGATGCCGCGCAGACCATCGATCGAGTGATCGACGTGTTCCCGCCGCACCAGCAGGGCCAGGTGCGGGCCCAGCTCGCGGCCACCCTCCAAGGTGTGATCTGCCAGACCCTGGTGAAGAAAGCCCACGGCCGGGGCCGAGTCGTTGCAACCGAGGTGCTGGTCACGACCCCGGCCATCGGCAACCTCATCCGTGAGGGCAAGACCTACCAGATCACCTCGATGATGCAGGCCGGGGGCGCCCTGGGCATGCACACCATGGACCAGCATTTGGCCGACCTTGTGAATAGCGGTCAGATCACCCGCCGCTCGGCGCAGGAGAAGGCGCATGACGCCGAAGGCATCGCCCGCCTGATCAACCGAATCGAATCGCCGACCGAGGCTTCAGCGCAAGCCTTCGCGGCCACTGACATCGACTTCGGCGACTCGTACTCCGGAGTGGTGCGCTAA
- a CDS encoding type IV pilus modification PilV family protein has translation MFRLPSQAARADDTGMTLIEVVIAISLIAVIATAAIGLSITGETSSKAQQRQEVAVSVANEAMERVIAESPVALYDGRTEAAVTQSWNENGEASGIDATFMAWDRSPSASKPLLLAPKTTVTRNGTIYTVYTLIGTCKRTVGSNDFCTKSIGSPPTFSEMNRVMVVVKWSAGALCAGPKPCSYQATSLIDASPDLDWNLNG, from the coding sequence ATGTTCAGACTGCCCAGTCAAGCGGCACGAGCCGACGACACCGGTATGACCCTGATCGAGGTTGTGATCGCCATCAGCCTCATCGCCGTGATCGCGACAGCTGCGATCGGCCTGAGCATCACCGGCGAGACCAGTTCCAAGGCACAGCAGCGTCAAGAGGTCGCTGTGAGCGTCGCAAACGAAGCGATGGAACGCGTGATCGCTGAAAGTCCTGTGGCGTTGTACGACGGCCGTACCGAGGCCGCAGTGACGCAGTCGTGGAACGAGAACGGCGAGGCCAGCGGCATCGACGCGACATTCATGGCCTGGGACAGGAGCCCCTCGGCGAGCAAACCGTTGCTGCTCGCCCCCAAGACGACGGTGACCAGAAACGGCACGATCTACACCGTTTACACTCTCATCGGCACCTGCAAACGCACGGTCGGCAGCAACGACTTCTGTACGAAATCGATCGGTTCGCCGCCGACATTCTCCGAGATGAACCGTGTCATGGTTGTCGTGAAATGGTCGGCCGGGGCACTCTGCGCCGGTCCCAAGCCGTGCAGCTACCAGGCGACGAGCTTGATTGACGCGAGCCCCGACCTCGACTGGAACCTCAATGGTTAA
- the pilM gene encoding type IV pilus assembly protein PilM yields MASSVVGIDIGSSTVRAVEVVGPAKAKPTLARYFEVPLPDGAVSRGEVLQPKTVAKALTQLWSQGGFTSKDVVLGMGNQRVLARDLTVQKMSLKHIRESLPFVVQEMLPLPVADALLDFYPVSEAMGENGPVVKGLLIAAVKDAVLANVKAMDLAGLNTVDVDLVPFALTRALISRAGVSGLVALIDIGANTTSVVITQNGVPQFVRIIPTGGADVTAALRGGLETSSAAAEGIKRTLGLAAQVASLEEKQAVEIIYQVTSEQLTSLRNTLNYFANTRPGEPIKQIVLSGGGAQLRGLPTALSEMTQLQVTPGDPSFSVTLAKSIDATHFRAHVPTYSVALGLALGRTA; encoded by the coding sequence ATGGCATCGAGCGTCGTAGGGATAGACATCGGCAGCAGCACGGTGCGCGCTGTCGAAGTCGTCGGCCCCGCCAAAGCCAAGCCAACGCTGGCCCGCTACTTCGAGGTGCCGCTTCCGGACGGGGCGGTGAGTCGTGGCGAGGTGTTGCAGCCGAAGACGGTGGCCAAGGCGCTGACCCAACTGTGGTCACAGGGCGGCTTCACAAGCAAAGACGTCGTGCTCGGCATGGGCAACCAGCGGGTGCTCGCGCGTGATCTGACGGTGCAGAAGATGTCGTTGAAGCACATTCGCGAGTCCTTGCCATTTGTGGTGCAGGAGATGTTGCCCCTTCCGGTGGCTGACGCGTTGCTCGACTTCTACCCGGTGTCTGAAGCGATGGGGGAGAACGGTCCGGTCGTCAAGGGTCTTCTCATCGCAGCCGTCAAAGATGCCGTTCTCGCCAACGTGAAGGCCATGGATTTGGCGGGGCTCAACACGGTTGACGTCGACCTTGTCCCGTTCGCACTGACGCGTGCCCTGATCTCTCGGGCTGGTGTCAGCGGGCTCGTCGCACTGATCGACATCGGGGCGAACACCACGAGCGTCGTGATCACTCAGAACGGGGTGCCCCAGTTTGTGCGGATCATTCCCACTGGGGGAGCCGACGTCACGGCAGCATTGCGAGGCGGTTTGGAGACGTCCTCCGCAGCCGCCGAGGGCATCAAGCGCACGCTCGGTTTGGCCGCCCAGGTTGCCTCGCTCGAGGAGAAGCAGGCCGTCGAGATCATCTATCAGGTCACCAGCGAGCAGCTCACGAGCCTGCGTAACACTCTGAACTACTTTGCGAATACGCGGCCGGGCGAGCCCATCAAACAGATTGTGTTGAGTGGCGGAGGGGCGCAGTTGCGAGGACTCCCGACGGCGTTGTCTGAGATGACTCAGTTGCAGGTCACGCCGGGCGATCCGAGCTTCAGCGTCACCCTCGCAAAATCGATTGATGCCACACATTTTCGGGCGCATGTGCCGACGTATTCGGTTGCACTCGGACTGGCTTTGGGGAGAACCGCATGA
- a CDS encoding type II secretion system protein, which yields MLTKSLNALNARRKNLTEGDDTGFTLIELLVVVIIIGILAAIAIPVYLGVQDSAKDSGTKSDLANAKIAVVGYMTDNSGKTYAEAYTALLGTGGGATDPVGIKYGATLSSNTVSIVEATPVDAKFPFCLIGTSKSSGASKFNVTDKGVLKGTVCGVDTP from the coding sequence GTGCTCACGAAATCGCTCAACGCCCTCAACGCCCGTCGCAAGAACCTCACGGAAGGCGACGACACCGGTTTCACCCTGATCGAGCTTCTCGTCGTGGTCATCATCATCGGCATCCTCGCTGCGATCGCCATCCCGGTGTACCTGGGCGTGCAGGACAGTGCGAAGGATTCCGGCACCAAGTCCGACCTGGCGAACGCGAAGATCGCGGTCGTGGGCTACATGACCGACAACTCCGGAAAGACGTACGCGGAGGCGTACACCGCACTGCTGGGAACCGGTGGTGGGGCTACCGACCCTGTCGGCATCAAGTACGGTGCGACCCTCAGCAGTAACACCGTGTCGATCGTCGAAGCGACGCCCGTAGACGCCAAGTTCCCCTTCTGCCTTATTGGAACGAGCAAGAGCTCAGGCGCCTCAAAATTCAACGTGACTGATAAGGGTGTTCTCAAGGGGACCGTCTGTGGAGTTGACACTCCGTAA